In one window of Romboutsia hominis DNA:
- the secA gene encoding preprotein translocase subunit SecA gives MSILDRLVSKADENEIKSLNKIIDQIDSLEESMVGLSDEQLKGKTKEFKERLKLGETLDDILVEAFAVCREASKRVLGMRQYRVQLIGGIVLHQGKIAEMRTGEGKTLVAVAPVYLNALEGKGVHVITVNDYLAKRDKEIMQPVYEFLGMSVGVILANQDPSERKAQYNCDITYGTNNEYGFDYLRDNMVTNNEEKVQRELNFTIIDEVDSILIDEARTPLIISGTGDESNKLYELANAFVKTLIEEDYEIEEKDNTISLSDSGMTKAEKFFGIENLTNIENIEIYHHINQALRAHKLMDKDVDYVVRDNEIMIVDEFTGRIMDGRRYSEGLHQAIEAKEGVEIKRESKTLATVTFQNFFRMYKKLSGMTGTAKTEEGEFESTYNMNVVTIPTNKPILRADLNDLVFKTEEDKYNAVVNEIERIHKTGQPVLVGTVSIDKSEYLSSLLKKKGIKHEVLNAKNHEKEAEIVKNAGKLNAVTIATNMAGRGTDISLGAEDKEEEVKVKELGGLYVIGTERHETRRIDNQLRGRSGRQGDPGTSRFFVSLEDEVIKLYGGRSIEKIAKKITPNKDGSLEGKSLSKAVERAQRGIEGKNFEIRKNVIKYDDVINEQRKVIYSERNKVLDKDDLSESIQNMVKDIIEETAQRYLRHQKDYYGFLNSLNASFMPKESLIIPGMDKMTVEETIDYTYDLSKRVYDLKKIMIGPDKLKELERKVLLEVVDTNWIDHIDTMDQLRQVIGLSAIGQKDPVKEYTIQGYEMFEDLNRTIRIETVKYLYKFN, from the coding sequence ATGTCAATTTTAGATAGATTAGTCAGTAAAGCTGATGAAAATGAAATAAAATCATTAAATAAAATTATAGATCAAATCGATAGCCTTGAAGAAAGTATGGTAGGCTTAAGTGATGAACAATTAAAGGGAAAAACTAAAGAATTCAAGGAAAGGTTAAAATTAGGCGAAACATTAGATGATATATTAGTAGAAGCTTTTGCAGTATGTCGCGAGGCATCAAAGAGAGTTTTAGGTATGCGTCAATATAGAGTTCAGCTAATAGGTGGTATAGTTCTTCACCAGGGTAAAATAGCTGAGATGAGAACAGGAGAAGGTAAGACATTAGTTGCAGTAGCACCAGTATATTTAAATGCTCTAGAAGGCAAAGGGGTACATGTAATTACTGTAAATGATTATCTTGCTAAGCGTGATAAAGAAATCATGCAACCTGTGTATGAGTTTTTAGGTATGAGTGTAGGGGTTATACTTGCAAACCAAGATCCATCTGAAAGAAAAGCACAGTATAATTGTGATATAACATATGGTACTAACAATGAGTATGGATTTGATTATCTAAGAGATAATATGGTAACTAATAATGAAGAAAAAGTACAAAGAGAATTAAACTTTACTATTATAGATGAGGTGGATTCTATACTTATAGATGAAGCTAGAACACCACTTATAATATCTGGTACTGGAGATGAAAGTAATAAGCTATACGAATTAGCAAATGCTTTTGTTAAGACCTTAATAGAAGAAGATTATGAGATAGAAGAAAAAGATAACACTATATCACTTAGTGATAGTGGTATGACTAAGGCTGAGAAATTCTTTGGTATAGAAAACTTAACTAACATAGAAAATATAGAAATATATCATCATATTAACCAAGCATTAAGAGCTCATAAGTTAATGGATAAAGATGTTGATTATGTAGTTAGAGATAATGAAATAATGATAGTTGATGAGTTTACTGGAAGAATAATGGATGGAAGAAGATATTCAGAAGGACTTCACCAAGCTATAGAAGCTAAAGAAGGTGTTGAGATAAAAAGAGAATCAAAAACACTAGCAACAGTAACATTCCAAAACTTCTTTAGAATGTATAAAAAACTTTCGGGTATGACTGGTACTGCAAAAACAGAAGAAGGTGAGTTTGAATCAACATACAATATGAATGTTGTTACAATACCTACAAACAAACCAATTCTTAGAGCTGACTTAAATGACTTAGTATTCAAAACAGAAGAAGACAAATACAATGCAGTAGTTAATGAAATAGAAAGAATACATAAAACTGGACAACCTGTATTAGTTGGTACTGTTTCTATAGATAAATCAGAATATTTATCTTCTTTACTTAAGAAAAAAGGTATAAAGCATGAAGTATTAAATGCTAAAAACCATGAAAAAGAAGCTGAGATAGTTAAAAATGCAGGTAAATTAAATGCAGTTACAATAGCTACTAACATGGCAGGTCGTGGTACAGATATATCTTTAGGGGCAGAAGATAAAGAAGAAGAAGTTAAAGTTAAAGAACTTGGAGGTCTTTATGTAATAGGTACAGAAAGACATGAAACAAGAAGAATAGATAATCAGCTAAGAGGACGTTCTGGTCGTCAAGGAGACCCAGGTACTTCAAGATTCTTTGTTAGTTTAGAAGATGAAGTTATAAAACTATACGGTGGAAGAAGTATAGAAAAAATAGCTAAAAAAATTACTCCAAATAAAGATGGCTCATTAGAAGGAAAGAGCTTATCTAAAGCAGTAGAAAGAGCTCAAAGAGGAATAGAAGGTAAAAACTTTGAAATAAGAAAAAACGTAATAAAATACGATGATGTTATAAATGAGCAAAGAAAAGTAATATATTCTGAAAGAAACAAAGTCCTAGATAAAGATGATTTAAGCGAATCAATACAAAATATGGTAAAAGATATAATAGAAGAAACTGCACAAAGATATTTAAGACATCAAAAGGATTACTATGGATTCTTAAATAGTCTAAATGCTAGTTTTATGCCAAAAGAATCTTTAATAATACCTGGTATGGACAAAATGACAGTTGAAGAAACAATTGATTACACTTATGATTTATCTAAGAGAGTGTATGACCTAAAGAAAATAATGATAGGGCCAGATAAGCTTAAAGAATTAGAAAGAAAAGTATTATTAGAAGTAGTGGATACTAACTGGATAGATCACATAGATACAATGGATCAGTTAAGACAAGTTATAGGGCTTTCGGCTATTGGTCAAAAAGACCCAGTTAAAGAATACACTATTCAAGGTTATGAAATGTTTGAAGATTTAAATAGAACAATAAGAATTGAAACTGTAAAATATTTATATAAATTTAACTAA
- a CDS encoding N-acetylmuramoyl-L-alanine amidase: protein MKKRRKMLSTGIMATMLAMPTMAFANETNVNSSDININLEKRSVIYGDTSKISISFKEDLKANSITLNYLCYDQTLSTTLNYNPQTKSYEGTINFNIDPEYLNVWQIENIVVNSDENAQTLDKSKLKEMGLNLDDYKITQEYIVSDLPSMANYIQRTSSPVKKLVGSDNFETAVKISQEGWKNGSNKLVVINGDKVADGITATPLAAVHNAPILTVGQNNIPDVIKNEIKRLNPSEIIIVGGTNTITTSVQNQLAGINNARVSRIGGVDRHDTSLKIAQAMDNQYDVQTVYLAEGFKGDIDAVSIATKAGQDKQPVILTEKYKVPTATYNWLKNEGLKNAYFIGGPETLDTKVIDQIADITNVASGQSVYKNRVYGADRNETNAKVISKFYPQANLNAMLVARSDKLTDALVAGPLGVKLGSPVLITPQIYLSKYHEANLDAKNADMVYQIGDGMRQSVIDDIAYRLSPHNAGSKTVVVDPGHGGSDPGTSNLEKDYTLDTSLSTTEYLRSKNVNVVLTRDTDKYITLAERSSISNAMGADLFVSVHFNSFNGQASGSEVYYKYKDRNGGTSKTLATNILNSILSKFDFKNRGVKTRTTDSGQDYYSVIRRTDAPAVIVESAFLDNSSDLSKLNTLEKRKTLGVQIGKGIEQTLK from the coding sequence ATGAAGAAGAGAAGAAAGATGTTGTCAACAGGAATAATGGCAACTATGTTAGCTATGCCAACAATGGCTTTCGCTAACGAAACTAATGTTAACAGTTCAGATATAAATATAAACTTAGAAAAAAGAAGTGTTATATATGGAGACACTTCAAAAATAAGCATATCTTTTAAAGAAGACTTAAAAGCAAATAGCATAACTTTAAATTATTTATGTTATGACCAAACTTTAAGTACAACATTAAATTACAATCCACAAACTAAATCTTATGAAGGAACTATAAATTTCAATATAGACCCAGAATATTTAAATGTTTGGCAAATTGAAAATATAGTAGTAAATAGTGATGAAAATGCACAAACTTTAGATAAGTCTAAATTAAAAGAAATGGGATTAAACTTAGACGATTACAAAATAACTCAAGAATATATAGTATCAGATTTACCTAGCATGGCAAACTATATACAAAGAACTTCATCACCTGTTAAAAAGCTTGTAGGAAGCGATAATTTTGAAACAGCAGTTAAGATAAGTCAAGAAGGATGGAAAAATGGAAGCAACAAGTTAGTTGTAATAAATGGAGATAAAGTAGCTGATGGTATAACTGCAACACCACTTGCTGCAGTACACAATGCACCAATATTAACAGTTGGCCAAAATAATATACCAGATGTTATAAAAAATGAAATAAAGCGTTTAAATCCAAGTGAAATAATAATAGTAGGTGGAACAAATACTATAACAACATCAGTACAAAATCAATTAGCAGGAATAAACAATGCTAGAGTTAGTCGTATTGGTGGAGTAGATAGACACGATACATCTTTAAAAATAGCACAAGCTATGGATAATCAATATGATGTTCAAACAGTCTATTTAGCAGAAGGATTTAAAGGAGATATAGATGCTGTATCTATAGCAACAAAAGCAGGTCAAGATAAGCAACCAGTAATATTAACAGAAAAATACAAAGTTCCAACTGCTACTTATAACTGGTTAAAAAATGAAGGATTAAAAAATGCTTATTTTATAGGTGGACCAGAAACATTAGATACTAAGGTTATAGACCAAATAGCAGATATAACTAATGTAGCTAGTGGACAAAGTGTATATAAAAATAGAGTATATGGTGCAGATAGAAATGAAACTAACGCAAAAGTTATATCAAAATTCTATCCACAAGCAAATTTAAATGCTATGTTAGTAGCAAGATCTGATAAGCTTACAGATGCATTAGTAGCAGGACCACTTGGAGTAAAATTAGGTTCACCAGTACTTATAACTCCACAAATATATTTATCAAAATACCATGAAGCAAACCTAGATGCTAAAAATGCAGATATGGTTTATCAAATAGGTGATGGAATGAGACAAAGCGTTATAGATGATATAGCTTATAGATTATCACCTCATAATGCTGGTAGTAAAACTGTAGTTGTTGACCCAGGTCACGGTGGAAGTGACCCAGGAACTAGTAATTTAGAAAAAGATTATACGTTAGATACATCATTATCAACGACAGAATACTTAAGATCAAAAAATGTTAATGTAGTTCTAACAAGAGATACTGATAAATATATAACTCTAGCAGAAAGATCTAGCATATCAAATGCAATGGGTGCAGATTTATTTGTAAGTGTTCATTTTAACTCTTTTAATGGACAAGCAAGTGGTTCAGAAGTTTACTATAAATATAAAGACAGAAATGGTGGAACTAGTAAAACACTAGCTACTAATATATTAAATAGTATACTAAGCAAGTTTGACTTTAAAAACAGAGGAGTAAAAACTAGAACAACTGATAGTGGTCAAGATTACTATTCTGTAATAAGAAGAACTGATGCACCAGCTGTAATAGTTGAAAGTGCATTCTTAGATAACTCTAGTGATTTATCTAAATTAAATACATTAGAAAAAAGAAAGACTTTAGGTGTTCAAATAGGTAAAGGAATAGAACAAACTTTAAAGTAA
- a CDS encoding DedA family protein: MELKLLIEEFIINYGLISIFIIVALEYANAPLPSEIVLPFVGILAFKFDMNIFLVILVSIIGGVFGSVLNYYLGYKLGQPLLSFIKNKYPKTKKSIKASYRWLAKYEKISVMLSRLVPLARTFISIVAGVTRMNVWQFTLYSAIGISVWNIILILVGYFIGDNMDLIVNIMNKYSLVVGIIGILVIGFYWITLKNGKEKDSDKYINQEV, from the coding sequence ATGGAATTAAAGTTATTGATAGAAGAGTTTATAATAAATTATGGACTCATAAGTATTTTTATAATAGTAGCCCTTGAATATGCAAATGCTCCCTTACCTAGTGAGATAGTATTACCGTTTGTAGGAATACTAGCATTTAAATTTGATATGAATATATTTTTAGTTATACTAGTATCAATAATCGGTGGAGTATTTGGATCAGTATTAAATTATTATTTAGGATACAAATTAGGGCAACCACTATTATCATTTATAAAAAATAAATATCCAAAAACTAAAAAATCTATAAAAGCATCGTATAGATGGTTAGCAAAATATGAAAAAATATCTGTTATGTTATCAAGATTAGTTCCATTAGCTAGAACTTTTATATCTATAGTAGCAGGTGTTACTAGAATGAATGTATGGCAGTTTACATTGTATTCTGCAATTGGAATATCTGTATGGAATATAATTCTTATATTAGTTGGCTATTTTATAGGAGATAATATGGATTTAATTGTTAATATAATGAATAAGTACTCTCTAGTAGTAGGAATAATAGGTATTTTAGTAATAGGTTTTTATTGGATAACATTAAAAAATGGAAAAGAAAAAGATAGTGATAAATATATAAATCAAGAAGTATAA
- a CDS encoding sugar transferase encodes MNVTTYNSEKEQLFNDIDYSLVKGSVLFSVYQRSLDIVLSLIGLLVGVPIMIIFGILIKLEDKGPMTYKQERMGKGGKRFYIYKLRSMRTDAEKFGAKWAEKDDPRITKVGRFIRKTRIDEIPQLFNILKGDMSIIGPRPERPSFTIEFNEYIPGFINRLAIKPGLTGWAQVNGGYDITPEEKLVEDLYYIRNRSILLDMKILLKTVKVVLTGDGAR; translated from the coding sequence ATGAATGTAACTACTTATAATAGTGAAAAAGAGCAATTATTCAACGATATCGATTACAGCTTAGTTAAAGGTTCAGTATTATTTAGCGTATATCAAAGAAGTTTAGATATAGTACTATCTTTAATTGGATTACTAGTAGGTGTGCCTATAATGATCATATTTGGTATCCTTATAAAGTTAGAAGATAAAGGGCCAATGACTTATAAGCAAGAAAGAATGGGCAAAGGTGGTAAGAGATTTTATATATATAAATTAAGATCTATGAGAACTGATGCCGAAAAATTTGGTGCTAAGTGGGCGGAAAAAGATGACCCAAGAATCACTAAAGTTGGACGTTTCATCAGAAAAACTAGAATTGATGAAATACCTCAACTATTTAACATACTTAAAGGTGATATGAGTATAATAGGTCCAAGACCTGAAAGGCCATCTTTTACTATTGAGTTTAATGAATACATTCCTGGATTTATAAATAGATTGGCGATAAAACCTGGTCTTACAGGATGGGCTCAAGTAAATGGTGGTTACGATATTACTCCAGAAGAAAAGTTGGTAGAAGATTTATACTATATAAGAAATAGAAGCATACTACTAGATATGAAAATACTTCTTAAAACTGTTAAGGTCGTACTAACAGGTGATGGAGCTAGATAA
- a CDS encoding EAL domain-containing protein, producing the protein MIKNKFYKILIVNILLVIVALNCSILYANEKDITIKLGVYNYEPYFYIKDGEVKGYYKDILDKIIHDVNKNNTSNKKIKVEYVKGKVSSLIKDLEAGKIDIMMDLQYTKERKDKFIYSKNYIGVERISIYTYKDSEPEDIKYLDKKKVAFIKEEYGSQWLLDCLQSYNINPIPIWVNDYKEALQKLDDKSVVATISPSDENKLDRYNEIQQFLSGPVYIAASKDNRWIIDKIDNTIDNYTKEEKEELEKIYFKYFHNKIAKKEVLLYIISSIFILFILIKYIIPAKKKNNLRKKIKDDLIKDRYTVYYQPIVNPKNDKIVGFEALIRYINPEGKIVPPHLFINDIENINMTEELSIWVFKTILRDYEWFKLNTNLKDEKFYISMNISFNEIKSKKFLQTVNSIIEMDESFESKKIVFEVVENIESENLKEIKKGMEFLQTKNIKIASDDFGIKYSNLDILSKFNFDMVKIDKYFIDEIKNNEFNHEVIMFLSKICKQYNKSIVLEGVEDKEQVDIIKNIDYDNIFIQGYFYAKPQRKEDIDLIKIRK; encoded by the coding sequence GTGATAAAAAATAAGTTTTATAAAATCTTAATAGTAAATATATTACTTGTAATAGTTGCATTAAATTGCAGTATTTTATATGCCAATGAAAAAGATATAACCATAAAGTTAGGGGTATATAATTATGAACCATATTTTTATATTAAAGATGGAGAAGTTAAAGGGTATTATAAAGATATTTTAGATAAGATTATTCATGATGTTAATAAAAATAATACTAGTAATAAAAAGATAAAGGTTGAATATGTAAAAGGAAAGGTATCTTCATTAATCAAAGATTTAGAAGCAGGTAAAATAGACATTATGATGGACCTTCAGTATACAAAGGAAAGAAAAGATAAGTTTATTTATTCTAAAAATTATATTGGAGTAGAGAGAATATCAATTTACACTTATAAAGATTCTGAACCTGAAGATATAAAATATCTAGACAAAAAAAAGGTTGCTTTTATAAAAGAAGAATATGGATCACAATGGTTATTAGATTGTTTACAATCATATAATATAAATCCTATACCTATATGGGTAAATGATTATAAAGAAGCATTACAAAAGTTAGATGACAAATCTGTAGTGGCAACAATTTCCCCATCAGACGAAAATAAACTTGATAGATACAACGAAATTCAGCAGTTTTTATCAGGTCCTGTATATATAGCAGCATCAAAGGATAATAGATGGATTATAGATAAAATTGATAACACTATAGACAATTATACTAAAGAAGAGAAAGAGGAATTAGAAAAGATATATTTTAAATACTTTCACAATAAAATTGCAAAGAAAGAAGTTTTATTATATATAATATCCTCAATATTTATATTATTTATATTAATAAAATATATAATACCAGCTAAAAAGAAAAATAATCTAAGAAAAAAAATAAAAGATGACTTAATAAAAGATAGATATACAGTTTATTATCAACCAATAGTTAATCCTAAAAATGATAAAATTGTAGGATTTGAAGCTTTAATTAGATATATAAATCCTGAAGGCAAAATAGTACCACCACATTTATTTATAAATGATATTGAAAATATTAATATGACTGAGGAGTTATCAATATGGGTGTTTAAAACCATATTAAGAGATTATGAGTGGTTTAAATTAAACACAAATCTAAAGGATGAAAAGTTCTATATTTCTATGAACATATCTTTTAATGAGATAAAAAGCAAAAAATTCTTACAAACAGTCAATTCTATAATTGAAATGGATGAGAGTTTTGAGAGTAAAAAGATTGTATTTGAAGTTGTTGAAAATATAGAATCAGAGAATTTAAAAGAAATAAAAAAAGGTATGGAGTTTTTACAAACTAAAAATATAAAAATAGCTTCAGATGATTTTGGCATTAAATATTCAAATCTAGATATATTATCCAAATTTAATTTTGACATGGTAAAAATAGATAAATATTTTATAGATGAGATTAAAAATAACGAATTTAATCATGAGGTTATAATGTTTTTAAGTAAGATATGCAAGCAATATAACAAAAGTATAGTATTAGAAGGTGTTGAAGATAAAGAACAAGTAGACATTATAAAAAACATAGACTACGATAATATATTTATACAAGGATATTTTTATGCAAAGCCTCAGAGAAAAGAGGATATAGATTTGATTAAAATAAGGAAATAA
- a CDS encoding cell wall-binding repeat-containing protein → MKKNRVIALLVGITIATTVSNIYANANFKVRNIRGSSEEISTQINKDAFRKSEEAILINDESDIDSISATPLAYLKNAPIITTEWKRIDSKTTKYIKDSGIKKITIIGGLKNVSKTVEVKLNKLGIETNRIYGADRYETAIKIANEIKKESKQKSDEVIIISSTAGIENSIAITDFACKNNIPILWGDDNNLDPIIKYVRNKKFKKVYAIGDGERFKYYAKEGIKNVKLIKEINPYDTNMKYITDLYKGKRLDTIYTINIDYGNKGDISQYLSLPVAAAKQNIPILICNENFSHNQERFIEKNVTEIIEVGQEVGKYSIWNTFKSASFIKAMILLVVIIIIIVRGMKIAI, encoded by the coding sequence ATGAAAAAAAATAGAGTTATTGCTTTACTGGTGGGAATAACAATAGCTACTACAGTATCTAATATTTATGCTAATGCTAACTTTAAAGTTAGAAATATAAGAGGTAGTAGTGAAGAAATATCCACACAAATAAATAAAGATGCATTCAGAAAGTCTGAGGAAGCAATACTTATAAATGATGAATCTGATATAGATTCTATTAGTGCTACTCCGTTGGCATACTTAAAAAATGCACCTATAATAACTACAGAATGGAAAAGAATAGATTCCAAGACTACCAAATATATAAAAGATTCGGGGATTAAGAAAATAACAATTATAGGTGGTTTAAAAAATGTATCTAAAACTGTAGAAGTGAAATTAAATAAATTAGGAATAGAAACAAATCGTATATATGGAGCAGATAGATATGAAACTGCAATTAAGATAGCTAATGAAATAAAAAAAGAAAGCAAGCAAAAATCAGATGAAGTAATAATAATAAGTTCAACAGCAGGCATTGAAAATAGTATAGCAATAACTGATTTTGCTTGTAAGAATAATATTCCTATACTTTGGGGTGATGATAATAATCTAGATCCAATCATAAAATACGTTAGAAATAAGAAATTTAAAAAAGTATATGCAATTGGAGATGGAGAAAGATTTAAATACTACGCAAAAGAAGGAATAAAAAATGTTAAATTAATAAAAGAAATAAATCCATATGATACTAATATGAAATACATAACAGATTTATACAAAGGTAAAAGATTAGATACTATATATACTATTAATATAGATTATGGAAATAAAGGAGATATAAGTCAGTACTTATCTCTTCCTGTAGCAGCTGCTAAGCAGAATATTCCTATATTAATATGTAATGAAAATTTTAGTCATAATCAGGAAAGATTTATAGAAAAAAATGTAACTGAGATAATAGAAGTAGGTCAAGAAGTAGGGAAATATAGTATATGGAATACGTTCAAAAGTGCTAGTTTTATAAAAGCTATGATTTTATTAGTTGTAATAATCATTATTATTGTAAGAGGAATGAAGATAGCTATTTAG
- the murJ gene encoding murein biosynthesis integral membrane protein MurJ produces MSNVAKSTLWIMVGTMLSKVLGFFREIVLANFYGTSSHADVFLVTLNIPGLIIAVIGSVVATIYIPKYIEIKENLGENEALKFTNNMLNICAVMAIIIAIFGLIFTKEFIDILAGGFEGEKFNTAVTFTKIMMPGVLFLSVSKLLSSYLQANDSFTVPALIGTPYNIIIIISIVISAFTDFRFLAIGAVIAMASQMIFQIPFAFKKSYKYSKYFNLKDKHIKELSILVLPMLISSSISQLNIAVDRALATTLGDGPVSALNFASRLNDFVMALFVASIITVIYPKLSKLSNSDDKEGFRNTIVKTSNSIILIVLPIAVGAIVLAEPVVRILFQRGQFDVESTHMTAVALRLYSIGLIAVAVRDVLNRIFYSLSDTKTPMINGSIALIINIILNFALINVIGYAGLALSTSISSILTVILLFISLKRKQGYFGGDKIIKTGLKSLIASIIMGVATVVSYTNLYSIIGSSKIEEIIAVSISVLIGALIYALLIVILKVDEVNLAMDIIKKAKNKIIKNKR; encoded by the coding sequence ATGTCAAATGTAGCAAAATCGACACTTTGGATTATGGTTGGTACTATGCTTTCAAAAGTACTAGGTTTCTTTAGAGAAATAGTATTAGCCAATTTTTATGGAACAAGTTCACATGCAGATGTGTTTTTAGTAACACTAAACATACCTGGTCTAATAATAGCGGTTATAGGGTCAGTAGTAGCAACAATATATATTCCTAAATATATTGAAATAAAAGAAAATCTAGGAGAAAATGAAGCCCTAAAATTCACCAATAATATGCTAAATATTTGTGCTGTTATGGCTATTATAATAGCTATATTTGGTCTTATATTTACTAAAGAATTTATTGATATTCTTGCAGGAGGATTTGAAGGAGAGAAATTTAACACAGCAGTAACATTTACTAAAATTATGATGCCAGGTGTATTATTCTTAAGTGTAAGTAAACTATTAAGTTCTTATTTACAAGCTAATGATAGTTTTACAGTACCAGCATTAATAGGGACGCCGTATAACATAATAATAATAATATCTATAGTAATAAGTGCATTTACAGATTTCAGGTTTCTTGCAATTGGAGCTGTAATTGCAATGGCAAGTCAAATGATTTTCCAAATACCATTTGCATTCAAAAAATCATATAAGTATAGTAAATATTTTAACTTAAAAGATAAACACATAAAGGAATTGTCGATTCTAGTTTTACCAATGCTTATAAGTTCATCAATATCTCAGTTAAATATAGCTGTAGATAGAGCATTAGCAACAACTTTAGGTGATGGACCAGTATCGGCTTTAAACTTTGCATCTAGGTTAAATGATTTCGTAATGGCGCTTTTTGTAGCATCAATAATAACCGTAATATATCCAAAGCTTTCTAAACTATCTAACTCAGATGATAAAGAAGGGTTTAGAAATACAATCGTAAAAACTTCAAACAGTATAATACTAATTGTACTACCAATAGCAGTAGGAGCTATAGTACTTGCAGAACCGGTAGTTAGAATACTATTCCAAAGAGGTCAGTTTGATGTAGAATCAACGCATATGACAGCAGTAGCTTTAAGACTTTACTCAATAGGACTTATAGCAGTAGCAGTAAGGGATGTATTAAATAGAATTTTCTATTCTTTATCGGACACAAAAACACCAATGATAAATGGAAGTATAGCTTTAATAATAAATATAATTCTTAACTTTGCCCTTATAAATGTAATTGGATATGCAGGATTAGCTCTTTCAACTAGTATATCATCTATATTAACAGTTATTTTATTATTTATATCTCTAAAGAGAAAACAAGGATATTTTGGTGGAGATAAAATAATTAAAACTGGACTTAAGAGCTTAATAGCATCAATAATAATGGGAGTGGCAACAGTTGTTTCTTACACAAATTTATATTCAATAATAGGATCTAGTAAAATAGAAGAAATAATAGCAGTTTCTATATCTGTGCTAATAGGAGCGTTAATATATGCATTACTGATAGTAATACTTAAAGTTGATGAAGTTAACTTAGCTATGGATATAATAAAAAAGGCAAAAAATAAAATAATCAAAAATAAAAGATAA